The following coding sequences lie in one Melopsittacus undulatus isolate bMelUnd1 chromosome 9, bMelUnd1.mat.Z, whole genome shotgun sequence genomic window:
- the CYP19A1 gene encoding aromatase — protein sequence MVLETLNPMHYNITSLVPDTMTVATVPVLILMCFLFLIWNHEETSSIPGPGYCMGIGPLISHGRFLWMGVGNACNYYNKTYGEFVRVWISGEETFIISKSSSVFHVMKHWHYVSRFGSKLGLQCIGMYENGIIFNNNPAHWKEIRPFFTKALSGPGLVRMITICVESTINHLDKLEEVTTEVGNINVLNLMRRIMLDTSNKLFLGIPLDESAIVLKIQNYFDAWQALLLKPDFFFKISWLCKKYEEAAKDLKGAMEILIEQKRQMLSTVEKLDEHMDFASQLIFAQNRGDLTAENVNQCVLEMMIAAPDTLSVTLFFMLILIAEHPTVEEEMMREIETVLGDRDIQSDDMPNLKVVENFIYESMRYQPVVDLIMRKALQDDVIDGYPVKKGTNIILNIGRMHKLEFFPKPNEFSLENFEKNVPSRYFQPFGFGPRGCVGKFIAMVMMKAILVTLLRRCRVQTMKGRGLNNIQKNNDLSMHPIERQPLLEMVFTPRRNTSKNQGD from the exons ATGGTACTGGAAACTCTGAATCCAATGCACTACAACATCACCAGCCTTGTACCAGATACGATGACAGTTGCCACAGTGCCCGTACTCATTCTCATGTGCTTTCTGTTTCTAATATGGAATCATGAAGAAACTTCATCAATACCAG GGCCAGGATACTGTATGGGAATCGGTCCCCTCATTTCACATGGGAGATTTCTTTGGATGGGAGTAGGTAATGCCTGCAACTACTACAATAAGACATATGGAGAATTTGTGAGAGTTTGGATCAGCGGTGAAGAAACATTTATAATTAGCAA ATCCTCAAGTGTGTTCCATGTAATGAAACACTGGCATTATGTTTCTCGATTTGGGAGCAAGCTTGGATTACAATGCATTGGCATGTATGAAAATGGGATCATATTCAATAACAACCcagcacactggaaagaaattcGACCCTTTTTCACCAAAG CTCTGTCTGGTCCTGGTCTTGTGCGCATGATAACAATTTGTGTTGAATCAACAATTAATCACCTGGACAAATTAGAGGAAGTAACCACTGAAGTAGGAAACATCAATGTGTTGAATCTTATGAGACGGATCATGCTTGACACATCTAACAAGCTTTTTCTCGGGATTCCTTTGGATG AAAGCGCCATTGTCCTCAAGATTCAAAACTACTTTGATGCTTGGCAAGCACTTCTATTAAAGCCTGACTTCTTTTTTAAGATTTCTTGGCTGTGCAAGAAATATGAAGAGGCAGC caAGGATCTGAAAGGAGCAATGGAAATCTTAATAGAACAGAAACGACAAATGCTTTCCACTGTTGAAAAGCTGGATGAACACATGGATTTTGCATCCCAGTTAATTTTTGCACAG aacagagGAGATCTGACTGCTGAGAATGTGAACCAGTGTGTGCTGGAGATGATGATTGCTGCTCCTGATACTCTGTCTGTGACTCTCTTCTTTATGCTAATACTGATTGCAGAGCACCCCACAGTGGAAGAGGAGATGATGAGAGAAATTGAAACTGTTTTGG GTGACAGAGACATACAGAGTGATGACATGCCAAACTTAAAAGTTGTGGAGAATTTCATTTATGAGAGCATGAGGTACCAGCCGGTTGTGGACTTGATCATGCGAAAAGCTTTACAAGATGATGTAATTGATGGCTATCCTGTGAAAAAGGGTACAAATATTATTCTCAATATTGGACGTATGCATAAGCTTGAATTCTTCCCAAAGCCAAATGAGTTTTCTCTTGAGAATTTTGAGAAAAAT GTTCCTTCACGCTATTTCCAACCCTTTGGATTTGGCCCTCGGGGCTGTGTAGGAAAGTTTATTGCCATGGTAATGATGAAAGCAATTCTGGTGACTCTTCTGAGACGCTGCAGAGTACAGACAATGAAAGGAAGAGGCCTTAACAACATCCAGAAAAACAATGACTTATCCATGCACCCAATAGAAAGGCAACCACTGCTGGAGATGGTTTTCACACCAAGAAGAAACACAAGCAAGAACCAGGGTGACTAA